In Planctobacterium marinum, the DNA window GCAGCAAAATCCAATGCCACGTAGTCAAAGGCAACGAGATAATCTTCATAACCCAGCTCTAGTGGCGCACTGTCAGGTACACTTAACTCCCTACCAACCGCGGTAACTCCCAGCAGTTCAACATCCGGAGCTTGCGCTTTTAACTTTAAATCCTGTTCCAGAAATTGGTTAAAACCATTGGTTCCGCCGAAATATATTTTGTTGTTTTGGTCGGTATAAACTGCCCCTAAATTAAAGTCATAACCCTGTAGCCCATGGCTTTTATCAAAGTGTTCAGGCTGCAAAGATTCTGCGTCGATACGACTAATACCACGAGAGGAAGAGAGCCAGATGTTACCCAACCGGTCCTCAGCAAAACCGTATACAGAGTTACTGTTTAGTCCATTTTCCTGAGTAAGATGGCGCATTTTTAAATTGCCTTGAGCTCGGTCAGCAAAGCGCCAGATACTGATCCCATGACCGTGGGTTGCTATCCAGAAATCACCACGGGAATCCTCAAAGATCTGCCAGGTCAATTCGCCACTCAAGCCCTGAGGATTGTCTTCATCGTATAAAAAAGTGCTAATACTGCCTTCCTTCACATCGATGCGATTCAAACCGTTTTCCGAAGCGGCCCAGATAAAGCCCTCCTGATCTTCCAGGATTTGCATAATGTTTTTGCTTGAAAGGCTGTTGATATTGCCTTCTTTTCGCAGGAAATTACTAAAGCCTGTGTCCGTTTTAAGACTCAGTCCACCATTGTATGTGGCCACCCAAATACGATTTTGACTGTCTTGCAAAATGTCAGTAACACCATTTGAGGGCAGTGAGTTTTCATCCTGTTCATTGTGTTTAAATTGTTGCCAACTTTCACTGGATGCGGATTTGTAAAGTAAACCATGCGCTCGGGTGCCTACCCAGATGCCATCCTCGCGATCCACCATTAAGGACATGATTCGATTGTCAGCTAATCCTTGTGCTTTGGTTATGGGCAGCCAAGCCCCCGTGGATTGCTCTAGATGAACAATACCGCCGCCATAGGTGGCAACGTATAATTGTCCATCAGAGTCGGTTGCAAAGTCAGTTACTACAGAGTGGTTCAGGTCGCTTTGGGTGCGCGGAATAGTATGGTTAAAAGCACTGTTTGCTGGATTCCATTTATTCAAGCCGCTGTAGGTGCTGATCCAGATGATATTGCCTTTATCCTGAAACACATTAAATATGCGATTGTTACTTAAACTATCAGGATTACTTTTGTCAGCGAGGATACGCTCAAATTTTCCGTCTTCGTAAAGGGAGATACCATTGTCTGTCCCAGCCCAAATACGCCCCTGAGCATCTTCATACAAAGATAGAATGAAATCATTACTCAAGCTTGTAAGTTCGTCGGGATTGTGGCGATAGTGAGCGAAGCGTTTACTTTTCAGAGAATAGCGGCTCAATCCAGAGGTAAGGGTGCCTACCCAAATATAACCTTGTGAGTCGGTCAGCAAGCTGCGGATTCGATTGCCATTCAAGTGTTCTTCTGAGCGCTCATCTGATGCGCGAAAATTTAACCATTTCTCTGAATGAGGTTGCAAAACATCAAGTCCACCTCCATCGGTGCCAATCCATATTCTACCTAAACTGTCTTCAGTAAAAGCAGTAACCGCCGGGTGAGATACCCCTCTAACATCTCCTGAGTAATTAATGACCTGATATTGCTCATCAATATTGATCTGCGCTAATCCATTTTCCAGCGTTCCCACCCAGAGTCGGTTCTGTGAATCCAGAAAAATCCTTTTTATTCGCGGACTTACCAAGGTCTCATTGGCCACTTGTTTGAATGCATTGTTTTCTGGATCAAAACGGATAACCCCGCTGCCCAGAGTAGACAACCAGATGTAGCGTTCACCATCGAACAGCATGTCACTGATAACCGATGTTACCTGCTCTGAATCTAATATGACGGGAAAGTGTTTAAACTGAAAACCATCAAATCGGTTTAAGCCACCTTCAGTGGCAAACCACATAAAACCTCGGCTGTCCTGAACACTCTTGCGAACAATCTCATGAGATAAACCATCATCAACATCAAAACGCGAGAAGCGCAATTCTGTTGCTGACAAGGCCTGTGATAGAAACAATAAAAATAAAGAAAATAAGGTAAAACCGAAAAGCTTCATCAAAAATTAGTCTGCACTACTGAATACACTTCCTTTGTAGCAAATAAAAAGGCCCAGGTACAAACCCGGGCCAGGAAAAATTTAAAATTGGGTATTATTCTTCGTCAACCCAAACGTTAACGGTGATCCCGATACTCGTATCAGGTGAGGCTACTGAAGCAGGCGTTACGGTATCGGTGCCAAGACTGGTGGTATCGTGCCACAGTGAGCCATCGTGCCACAGTGAGCCATCGTGCCAGAGTGAGCCATCGTGCCACAGCGAACCATCGTGCCATAGTGAACCGTCATGCCACAGTGAACCGTCATGCCACAGTGAACCATCGTGCCATAACGAACCGTCATGCCACAGCGAACCATCGTGCCATAACGAACCATCGTGCCACAACGAACCATCGTGCCACAATGAACCATCGGACAACAAACGGCTTAAGTATGGCTGAACTTCTGTCTCGCCCATAGTGGCCACGGGACCCACATAATGTGCCGTTCCGGCAAGATCAGCGGCGATATCTAAACCTTTGTTGGCACAATTGGCTGCACTACTAAGCACCGCTTCCGTGGCGTTCACAACACCGGCGCCCTGTTTGAAAATATCTTCTGGCTCACTAGAGTCTTTTTTATTCAACACAGTGGCAGAATCCATTAAACGACATTTTACCTGATCAGGTGTCAGAGACGGTTCGTATTCCAACATGAGTGCGATTACACCCGATACTGTTGCGGCAGCTTGGGAAGTACCAGACATAGCGAAGTATTTAGAGCCATCATGATTCTCAGGATGGGTAATCGCCAGGTGAGCATTCTTGTCCATCAAACCAACGATACGACCACCATAACCAACTACTTCAGGCTTGATAAAGCCTTCGATACTTGGGCCCATGGAAGAAAACTTAGCCATTCTGTCGTCTGCCAGATCAGCAACGGTGTAATTATCGCTGCTAGCACCAACGGTAATGACATAAGGTACGTTACCCGGTACACCAATAGTCATCGGTGAGCCGCCATTGTTACCGGCAGAAGCAACAACCACAATCCCTGCCTGCCAAGCTTTCATTACCGCGACATTGACCGGATCGTCCCAGTAGAAACTTTGCGGAGGCGCGCTGAAAGACATATTAAGTACACGGATATTCAAACGGTCTTTGAACTTAATTGCCCATTCTATACCGTCGATTACTGCCGCATAGCTCCCCTCCCCCGTCTCACCAAAGGCTTTAACACTCACCAAACGTGCAGCTGGAGCTACACCGTAAAAGCGATTGTAAATATCGCGTTCA includes these proteins:
- a CDS encoding ligand-binding sensor domain-containing protein, whose product is MKLFGFTLFSLFLLFLSQALSATELRFSRFDVDDGLSHEIVRKSVQDSRGFMWFATEGGLNRFDGFQFKHFPVILDSEQVTSVISDMLFDGERYIWLSTLGSGVIRFDPENNAFKQVANETLVSPRIKRIFLDSQNRLWVGTLENGLAQINIDEQYQVINYSGDVRGVSHPAVTAFTEDSLGRIWIGTDGGGLDVLQPHSEKWLNFRASDERSEEHLNGNRIRSLLTDSQGYIWVGTLTSGLSRYSLKSKRFAHYRHNPDELTSLSNDFILSLYEDAQGRIWAGTDNGISLYEDGKFERILADKSNPDSLSNNRIFNVFQDKGNIIWISTYSGLNKWNPANSAFNHTIPRTQSDLNHSVVTDFATDSDGQLYVATYGGGIVHLEQSTGAWLPITKAQGLADNRIMSLMVDREDGIWVGTRAHGLLYKSASSESWQQFKHNEQDENSLPSNGVTDILQDSQNRIWVATYNGGLSLKTDTGFSNFLRKEGNINSLSSKNIMQILEDQEGFIWAASENGLNRIDVKEGSISTFLYDEDNPQGLSGELTWQIFEDSRGDFWIATHGHGISIWRFADRAQGNLKMRHLTQENGLNSNSVYGFAEDRLGNIWLSSSRGISRIDAESLQPEHFDKSHGLQGYDFNLGAVYTDQNNKIYFGGTNGFNQFLEQDLKLKAQAPDVELLGVTAVGRELSVPDSAPLELGYEDYLVAFDYVALDFAAPQKNQYQYRLSPLDEEWISVGNLRRATYTNLPAGDYVFSVRASNIAGITSDAQINLPVTVLPAPWKTPLAYSAYVAVTALLLLLFLRSQMKKLAQEEKQRKELERQVAQRTEELAEQNKKLIKLNQELEQAHVEDALTGCKNRHFLDLYLKRALPEYEAQANHQMLVMLIDLDNLKPLNDSLGHAAGDALISHMAEVFRGALLSDFHLVRWGGDEFMIVGTISDRQQSVDFATNLQRKVSETQFTWLGKDVKCQCSMGFAHYPFDETSPKALSWDQVSMLADKALYSAKQKSGISWTGVLTPKRDINELMLSELMHCQRISQVEDLVEIVES
- a CDS encoding S8 family peptidase; this translates as MKMNVVIPFLVSALAVVTTAIVSKDSLTQSAQPSETTSGYIVRANSSEVAASAVQAVQADIIKTLDIVDGVATELTQDQVKTLKDQGLKVFVDAKVELATTGWGVASQVSQSVVPYQMGALPLHDAGWYGDGVTIAVLDTGFKSMTGLRQDAWGRKRIYGTYNAIEGKVQNNDEEQNGHGTHLASIAANSERDIYNRFYGVAPAARLVSVKAFGETGEGSYAAVIDGIEWAIKFKDRLNIRVLNMSFSAPPQSFYWDDPVNVAVMKAWQAGIVVVASAGNNGGSPMTIGVPGNVPYVITVGASSDNYTVADLADDRMAKFSSMGPSIEGFIKPEVVGYGGRIVGLMDKNAHLAITHPENHDGSKYFAMSGTSQAAATVSGVIALMLEYEPSLTPDQVKCRLMDSATVLNKKDSSEPEDIFKQGAGVVNATEAVLSSAANCANKGLDIAADLAGTAHYVGPVATMGETEVQPYLSRLLSDGSLWHDGSLWHDGSLWHDGSLWHDGSLWHDGSLWHDGSLWHDGSLWHDGSLWHDGSLWHDGSLWHDGSLWHDTTSLGTDTVTPASVASPDTSIGITVNVWVDEE